In Spirochaeta thermophila DSM 6578, the following proteins share a genomic window:
- a CDS encoding insulinase family protein: MREHLVPGTRVGGFLIKEVDAVPDFTGVGIRAVHEPTGLEVYHLYNDDDENFFAFVFKTLPDDDKGTPHILEHTVLCGSERFPLKDPFAVLMKGSLASFLNAMTYPDRTIYPAGSTVKEDYFNLMKVYGDAVFFPLLREEAFMQEGHRLEWVPDGRLVRVGVVYNEMKGVYSDPEAVSGEWSLRGLFSESPYRFESGGDPHAIPSLTYEEFVRFHRDHYHPSRCKVMLYGNIPTEEQLAFLEREFLSRCEGRRAPDTRVPFQARWEVPRTMEKTYGIGEGEPLEGRSIMTVNWLLTTLWDRFTTMSLEVLSEVLVGHDGAPLRKALLESGLGEDVASTTGIESEIFQPVFSAGLKGTDPERAGEIEECIFSSLRELAEEGIDRELIESVLRRVEFRFRELPGKRNAGLSLIRRVVRGWIYDIPPGFMLEFLPVFEALKARLAEEPDYFSRLIKEYFLENPHRLTLVVRPEPGKLAREEEAERRALEELGARLSEEERREVQEKAERVRVFQQSPDDQGVIPLLRREDLPREVERIPQEEVVCTGVPVYVHPLETNGIVYVDLLFPLSGINQEELPYVPLLVDVLEGGGLPDMSYDRVAVRLSLTTGGFSVEEDATSHLLTREPVPQVVVRVKMLEQYVEEGLGLVRRLLEEVDVRDEKRLRMLFLELKQDFVSSIVPSGHSFMSLRAEAAFSRAMRLEEAWGGVSQFFFLREREKEGLAGVGEVLEGMRRRVVVKGGLVAGITGRGEGVRRVQRVLEEWFGAMEEGMGGGVPEGPEVGRVAEAFVAPSKVAYVAQAVPALRLGEEGFSAMVVLAHLLKGGPLWERVRMEGGAYGAFAGASAMEGVFTVTSYRDPHVRRTLQVVREVVEEVAERGVPEDVVEQAVRGVVGREIAPDGPGVKGFRALRRCVLGIGDEVRQAYREGVLGCGVREVQEAARRLVERWDEGRVAVLGDGERVAELEGMPHRKVVLPL; the protein is encoded by the coding sequence GTGAGGGAGCATCTGGTACCGGGCACCCGTGTGGGAGGATTCCTCATAAAAGAAGTGGATGCAGTCCCGGATTTCACCGGGGTGGGGATACGGGCGGTGCATGAGCCCACGGGGCTCGAGGTCTACCACCTGTACAACGACGATGATGAGAACTTCTTCGCCTTTGTCTTCAAGACCCTTCCCGACGACGATAAAGGCACACCACATATCCTGGAGCACACGGTGCTCTGCGGTTCGGAGCGGTTTCCCCTTAAGGACCCTTTTGCGGTGCTCATGAAGGGGAGCCTTGCAAGCTTTCTCAATGCCATGACGTATCCTGACAGGACGATCTATCCTGCAGGGAGCACGGTGAAGGAGGACTACTTCAACCTCATGAAGGTGTACGGGGATGCGGTGTTCTTCCCCCTTCTGCGGGAAGAGGCCTTCATGCAGGAGGGGCACCGCCTCGAGTGGGTTCCTGATGGGAGACTTGTGAGGGTGGGGGTGGTGTACAACGAGATGAAGGGGGTCTACTCCGATCCAGAGGCGGTCTCGGGCGAATGGTCGCTGCGCGGCCTGTTCTCCGAGAGCCCCTACCGGTTCGAGAGCGGGGGTGATCCGCACGCCATTCCCTCGCTCACCTATGAAGAGTTCGTGCGCTTCCACAGGGACCACTATCATCCCTCGCGGTGCAAGGTGATGCTCTACGGCAATATCCCTACAGAGGAACAGCTGGCCTTCCTGGAGCGGGAGTTCCTCTCGCGGTGTGAGGGGAGGCGGGCGCCGGATACGCGGGTGCCCTTCCAGGCGAGGTGGGAGGTTCCGCGTACCATGGAGAAGACATACGGCATAGGTGAGGGGGAGCCGCTCGAGGGTCGTTCCATCATGACCGTCAACTGGTTGCTCACCACCCTGTGGGACAGGTTCACCACCATGAGCCTGGAAGTGCTGAGCGAGGTGCTCGTGGGACACGACGGTGCGCCCCTGCGCAAGGCCCTCCTGGAGTCGGGTCTGGGTGAGGATGTGGCCTCTACCACTGGGATCGAGAGTGAGATCTTCCAGCCGGTCTTTTCCGCAGGGCTCAAGGGGACCGATCCGGAGAGGGCTGGAGAGATAGAGGAGTGCATCTTCTCGTCCCTGAGGGAGCTTGCAGAGGAGGGGATCGATCGGGAGCTGATCGAGAGTGTGCTGCGGCGTGTGGAGTTCAGGTTCAGGGAGCTTCCGGGCAAGCGGAATGCAGGGCTCTCCCTCATCCGCAGGGTGGTGCGTGGCTGGATCTACGATATTCCGCCGGGATTCATGCTGGAGTTTCTCCCGGTCTTCGAGGCCCTCAAGGCGCGGCTCGCCGAGGAGCCCGACTACTTCTCGCGGCTCATCAAGGAGTACTTTCTCGAAAATCCGCATCGGCTTACCCTGGTGGTACGGCCTGAGCCTGGCAAGCTCGCGCGGGAGGAGGAGGCCGAACGCCGGGCCCTCGAGGAGCTGGGGGCGAGGCTTTCTGAGGAGGAGCGGAGGGAGGTACAGGAGAAGGCGGAGCGAGTGCGGGTCTTCCAGCAGAGTCCCGATGATCAGGGCGTGATCCCCCTTCTTCGGCGGGAGGATCTCCCCCGGGAGGTGGAGCGGATCCCTCAGGAAGAGGTGGTGTGTACGGGGGTGCCGGTCTACGTGCACCCGCTTGAGACGAACGGGATCGTGTATGTGGATCTCCTGTTCCCGCTCTCCGGGATCAACCAGGAGGAGCTGCCGTATGTACCGCTCCTTGTGGATGTGCTGGAGGGCGGGGGGCTTCCGGATATGTCCTACGACAGAGTGGCGGTGCGGCTCTCGCTCACCACGGGTGGGTTCTCGGTTGAAGAGGATGCCACGTCGCACCTCCTCACGCGGGAGCCGGTGCCTCAGGTGGTGGTGCGCGTGAAGATGCTGGAGCAGTACGTGGAGGAGGGGCTGGGGCTGGTGCGGCGTCTGCTCGAAGAGGTGGATGTGCGTGATGAAAAGCGGTTGCGGATGTTGTTCCTGGAACTCAAACAGGACTTTGTCTCATCGATCGTGCCTTCGGGACACAGTTTCATGAGTCTACGTGCCGAGGCGGCCTTTTCGCGGGCCATGCGTCTGGAGGAGGCCTGGGGAGGGGTGAGCCAGTTCTTCTTCCTGCGTGAGCGTGAGAAGGAGGGGCTGGCAGGGGTTGGTGAGGTGCTCGAGGGGATGAGGCGGCGTGTGGTGGTGAAGGGGGGTCTCGTGGCAGGGATCACGGGGCGGGGTGAGGGGGTACGTCGTGTGCAGCGGGTCCTGGAGGAGTGGTTCGGGGCGATGGAAGAGGGGATGGGTGGGGGTGTGCCTGAGGGGCCTGAGGTGGGGCGTGTGGCGGAGGCCTTCGTGGCGCCGAGCAAGGTGGCGTACGTGGCGCAGGCAGTGCCGGCCTTGAGGCTGGGGGAGGAGGGGTTTTCGGCCATGGTGGTGCTCGCCCACCTGCTCAAGGGTGGGCCGCTGTGGGAGCGGGTGCGTATGGAGGGAGGGGCGTATGGGGCGTTCGCAGGGGCGTCTGCCATGGAGGGGGTGTTCACGGTGACGAGCTATAGGGATCCCCATGTGCGCAGGACACTCCAGGTGGTGCGCGAGGTGGTGGAGGAGGTGGCGGAGCGGGGGGTGCCGGAGGATGTGGTGGAGCAGGCGGTACGGGGGGTGGTGGGGCGCGAGATCGCGCCGGATGGGCCGGGGGTGAAGGGGTTCAGGGCGCTGCGCAGGTGTGTGCTGGGGATAGGGGATGAGGTGCGTCAGGCGTACCGGGAGGGGGTGTTGGGGTGCGGGGTGAGGGAGGTGCAGGAGGCGGCGCGGCGGCTGGTGGAGAGGTGGGATGAGGGGCGGGTGGCGGTGCTGGGGGATGGGGAGCGGGTGGCCGAGCTGGAGGGGATGCCGCACCGGAAGGTGGTGCTCCCGCTGTGA
- a CDS encoding beta-ketoacyl-ACP synthase 3 produces MGHQLQDQETKLFLDLYKHMFSAREIDRIEEDYTKRGEAFFTVSGAGHEAAAVLAPLFTAHDWLHCHYRDKALMLARGLDSAQFFHSLFTNRESHSAGRQMSAHISAPHLKILSIVGPVGNSALQAVGVAKAVRDTEGAPVVLCSLGDGMIQQGEVLEAIAHAVRDGLPVLFFIEDNKYAISTRTRGKTFYELPEGRVDSFYGIPITYVDGTDAVTAYRTLKDVVAGMREDRKPRIVVFDVERLCNHTNADDESVYRPEEERKRVREVADPIKKLRQVLIENGIAEEELASREQEWRKELEELAARCQLVSDPEPIFTAKKPLPPELEDPSIEDKAPPLSEEEVLVMRDAINRVLEKHLAENPGVFLFGEDIEDPKGDVFGVTRGLTRKFPGRVQNSPLAESSILGISIGMALAGKRPVAFLQFADFLPIAFNQMISELGSMWWRTNGGWECPVIVMISCGGYKPGLGPFHASTMEGIAAHIPGVDVFMPSSADDAAGLLNAAFASGRPTLFFYPKSMLNNRQFAATRDVRQHLVPIGRAKVLRRGEDLTMVTWGNNILHCLKAAETLSQYGVETEVIDLRSIVPWDKETVLASVKKTGRLIVVHEDTHTAGMGAEIVATAAEEAGVPVEVVRVTRADTYVPCNFPCQLEVLPSYKRVLTTAVEMLGGSIRWQEKPRAEAGYYFLEAVGSSPSDERITILEWKVKEGDAIKAGEIVAEAEADKAAVEIRASVDGVVEELLVQEGESAPVGSAIAKIRLPEGAARKEKPLTQEEPGTPLIEGLGGAKKKARLTVEAPREERATVRDGGEGALPVIVDVAGRPGSRVVTNEEISRMCPTWTPEDIVRRTGIQERRWGSDDEDILSLSVDAVQRLFEKTGARIEDVGAIICATTTPPYNSPALATLLQNRLSEGKGGITCPAYDINAACSGYLYALQIAYDYLSSRPKETVLVVTADVLSRRLDTSDPSTAPVFADGASATLVAGPEAGVRGKALLYRPVLSAEGEDGSILRIPYQEPIFMDGPAVYQRAVKALIHILRRALEEAGFTVEDMDLMVPHQANQRIIDAVRKRMGLPEEKVFSNIARLGNTSATTIPLCFEEIFPTAGPGMVLGLTAFGAGFTFAGGVVKTL; encoded by the coding sequence ATGGGACACCAGCTTCAGGATCAGGAAACGAAGCTCTTTCTTGACCTCTACAAGCACATGTTCTCCGCAAGGGAGATCGATCGCATAGAGGAGGACTACACCAAACGGGGTGAGGCCTTCTTCACCGTCTCGGGCGCAGGTCATGAGGCTGCGGCAGTGCTTGCCCCGCTCTTCACAGCGCACGACTGGCTCCACTGTCACTACCGCGACAAGGCCCTCATGCTCGCGCGAGGGCTCGATTCGGCCCAGTTCTTCCATTCGCTCTTCACCAACAGGGAGTCTCACTCCGCAGGCAGGCAGATGAGCGCGCACATCAGCGCCCCACACCTCAAGATCCTCTCCATCGTGGGGCCGGTGGGAAACTCCGCCCTCCAGGCGGTGGGTGTGGCCAAGGCCGTACGGGATACCGAGGGGGCTCCGGTGGTGCTCTGCTCCCTGGGCGACGGCATGATCCAGCAGGGTGAGGTGCTCGAGGCCATCGCCCACGCGGTGAGGGATGGCCTCCCCGTGCTCTTCTTCATCGAGGACAACAAGTACGCCATCTCCACCAGGACCAGAGGGAAGACCTTCTACGAGCTTCCCGAAGGCAGGGTGGACTCGTTCTACGGCATCCCCATCACGTATGTGGACGGTACCGATGCGGTGACCGCCTACCGCACCCTCAAGGATGTGGTGGCAGGGATGCGGGAGGACAGAAAGCCGCGCATCGTGGTCTTCGATGTGGAGCGGCTGTGCAACCACACCAATGCGGACGATGAGTCGGTGTACCGTCCCGAAGAAGAGCGAAAGCGGGTGCGGGAGGTTGCAGACCCCATCAAGAAGCTCAGGCAGGTGCTCATAGAGAACGGGATCGCAGAAGAGGAGCTTGCCTCCAGGGAGCAGGAGTGGCGCAAGGAACTGGAGGAGCTCGCCGCCCGGTGTCAGCTCGTGTCCGACCCGGAGCCCATCTTCACCGCGAAGAAACCCCTCCCTCCAGAGCTGGAGGACCCTTCGATCGAAGACAAGGCACCTCCCCTCTCGGAAGAAGAGGTGCTCGTGATGCGCGATGCCATCAACCGGGTACTGGAGAAACACCTCGCAGAGAATCCCGGGGTTTTCCTCTTCGGAGAGGACATAGAGGATCCCAAGGGCGATGTCTTCGGGGTGACGAGGGGGCTCACCCGGAAGTTTCCGGGTCGTGTCCAGAACTCGCCCCTCGCCGAGTCGAGCATTCTGGGCATCTCCATAGGCATGGCCCTCGCAGGAAAACGACCTGTGGCCTTCCTCCAGTTCGCCGACTTTCTCCCCATTGCCTTCAACCAGATGATCAGCGAGCTGGGGAGCATGTGGTGGCGGACGAACGGCGGGTGGGAGTGTCCGGTGATCGTGATGATCTCGTGTGGGGGGTACAAGCCGGGGCTCGGGCCATTCCACGCGAGCACCATGGAGGGGATTGCGGCACACATCCCGGGGGTAGACGTGTTCATGCCGAGCTCGGCCGACGATGCGGCAGGGCTCCTGAACGCCGCCTTTGCCTCCGGAAGGCCTACCCTCTTCTTCTACCCCAAGAGCATGCTCAACAACAGGCAGTTTGCCGCCACCCGCGATGTGCGCCAGCACCTCGTTCCCATAGGCAGGGCAAAGGTCCTCAGGCGCGGCGAAGACCTCACCATGGTCACCTGGGGGAACAACATCCTCCACTGTCTCAAGGCCGCCGAGACCCTCTCGCAGTATGGTGTGGAGACAGAGGTGATCGACCTCCGGAGCATCGTGCCGTGGGACAAGGAGACGGTCCTCGCCTCTGTGAAGAAGACCGGCAGGCTCATCGTGGTGCATGAGGACACGCACACCGCGGGCATGGGGGCGGAGATCGTGGCCACCGCGGCAGAGGAGGCAGGGGTGCCTGTGGAGGTGGTGCGGGTGACACGGGCCGACACCTATGTGCCGTGCAACTTCCCGTGTCAGCTCGAGGTGCTCCCCTCGTACAAGCGGGTGCTCACCACGGCGGTGGAGATGCTTGGGGGGAGCATCCGATGGCAGGAGAAGCCCAGGGCCGAGGCCGGCTACTACTTCCTGGAGGCAGTGGGGTCGAGCCCCTCTGACGAGCGGATCACCATCCTCGAGTGGAAGGTGAAGGAAGGCGATGCCATCAAGGCCGGCGAGATCGTGGCCGAGGCCGAGGCCGACAAGGCGGCGGTGGAGATTCGGGCCTCGGTCGATGGAGTGGTGGAGGAGCTGCTCGTACAGGAAGGTGAGTCGGCCCCTGTGGGGAGCGCCATCGCAAAGATCCGATTGCCGGAGGGAGCCGCCCGTAAGGAGAAGCCCCTGACCCAGGAGGAACCCGGTACACCACTCATCGAGGGGCTCGGCGGGGCGAAGAAGAAGGCCCGCCTCACCGTAGAGGCACCTCGCGAGGAGAGGGCAACGGTACGGGACGGCGGAGAGGGTGCCCTGCCTGTGATCGTGGACGTGGCAGGAAGGCCGGGCTCCCGGGTGGTGACCAATGAGGAGATCTCCCGCATGTGCCCCACATGGACGCCTGAAGACATCGTCCGGCGAACCGGTATCCAGGAGCGCCGGTGGGGCTCCGACGATGAGGATATCCTCTCGCTCTCCGTGGATGCGGTGCAGAGACTCTTCGAGAAGACCGGCGCCCGGATAGAGGATGTGGGGGCCATCATCTGTGCCACCACCACCCCTCCCTACAACAGCCCTGCACTTGCCACCCTGCTCCAGAACCGGCTCAGCGAGGGGAAGGGCGGGATCACCTGTCCTGCATATGATATCAATGCGGCCTGCTCCGGGTACCTCTATGCCCTCCAGATCGCCTACGACTACCTCTCTTCACGGCCGAAGGAGACCGTGCTGGTGGTGACGGCCGATGTGCTCTCCAGGAGGCTCGACACCTCTGATCCTTCCACCGCGCCGGTCTTTGCCGATGGTGCGAGCGCCACGCTCGTGGCAGGACCCGAGGCCGGAGTACGGGGCAAGGCCCTCCTCTACCGGCCTGTGCTCTCGGCAGAGGGTGAGGATGGGTCCATCCTCAGGATCCCCTACCAGGAGCCCATCTTCATGGACGGTCCTGCGGTCTACCAGCGCGCGGTGAAGGCGCTCATCCACATCCTTCGCAGGGCCCTCGAAGAGGCGGGTTTCACGGTGGAGGACATGGATCTCATGGTTCCCCACCAGGCGAACCAGCGCATCATCGATGCGGTGCGGAAGCGCATGGGGCTCCCCGAGGAGAAGGTGTTCTCCAACATCGCCCGGCTGGGGAACACCTCGGCGACCACCATTCCCCTCTGTTTCGAGGAGATCTTCCCCACAGCCGGGCCGGGGATGGTGCTGGGACTTACGGCATTTGGTGCAGGGTTCACCTTTGCAGGGGGAGTAGTGAAGACCCTGTGA
- a CDS encoding radical SAM/SPASM domain-containing protein, producing MKRMGRGLGTQVPSLLLSTSVGRKWLLRRVEKVIEDSFRTSVDPPYVREVKKAFLLSLLRQGLKQMDRGRFSPRFAVRAVSLFMKEIFFNRDYLRVLEEFRERYGFHPPAFLTLSPTQKCNLNCVGCYAASHAATAASLPYAIARRIVREMHDLMGARFIVISGGEPLLWRDGGKGILDLAEEFPDTLFLMYTNGLLIDEKVAERMVKLGNLTPAISVEGFKEHTDARRGEGIFDRILERMSVLRSWGVPFGVSITATRENIDLLLDERFYDFWFEEQGATYMWMFHLMPIGRAKDTMDLMLTPEERRDLLLVVERMLLEKSYFVGDFWNAGAASEGCIAYGRGGGYFYIDWHGNIMPCVFIPYYVHNVHDLYREGKTLVDALMSGFFEAGRTWQEEYKLQDGNFFMPCSIRDHHPTFRSRILPDEAKPEDQHAAEALADLEYYETLCAFHTRLKELVDPLWKERVEGGGPVTSGERG from the coding sequence ATGAAGAGGATGGGAAGGGGACTCGGAACTCAGGTCCCTTCGCTCCTGCTCTCGACTTCGGTCGGGAGGAAATGGCTTCTCCGCAGGGTGGAGAAGGTGATTGAAGACTCCTTCAGGACAAGTGTGGATCCTCCCTATGTGAGGGAGGTGAAGAAGGCCTTTCTCCTCTCCCTCCTCAGGCAGGGGCTGAAACAGATGGATCGGGGGAGGTTTTCGCCTCGTTTTGCTGTTCGGGCCGTGTCTCTCTTCATGAAGGAGATATTCTTCAATCGCGACTACCTCCGCGTCCTTGAGGAGTTCAGGGAGCGCTATGGCTTTCATCCGCCCGCTTTCCTTACGCTCTCTCCCACCCAGAAATGCAACCTCAACTGTGTGGGGTGCTATGCGGCGAGCCATGCTGCCACCGCGGCCTCTCTTCCCTATGCGATTGCCCGGCGTATCGTGAGGGAGATGCACGATCTTATGGGAGCAAGGTTCATCGTGATCTCCGGAGGAGAGCCCCTGCTCTGGAGAGACGGGGGGAAGGGGATCCTGGATCTCGCCGAAGAGTTCCCGGACACCCTGTTTCTCATGTATACGAACGGGCTGCTCATCGACGAGAAGGTGGCGGAGCGCATGGTGAAGCTGGGGAATCTCACGCCAGCCATCTCGGTGGAGGGATTTAAGGAACACACGGATGCCCGCAGGGGAGAGGGCATCTTCGACCGTATCCTCGAGCGGATGTCTGTGCTCCGTTCGTGGGGTGTTCCCTTTGGCGTTTCGATCACCGCCACCAGGGAAAACATCGATCTGCTCCTGGATGAGAGGTTCTACGACTTCTGGTTCGAAGAGCAGGGCGCCACGTACATGTGGATGTTCCACCTCATGCCCATAGGTCGGGCAAAGGACACCATGGATCTCATGCTCACCCCGGAGGAGCGGCGTGATCTTCTCCTGGTGGTGGAGAGGATGCTCCTTGAGAAGAGCTATTTCGTTGGAGACTTCTGGAACGCCGGGGCCGCCTCTGAAGGATGCATCGCCTACGGCCGTGGTGGAGGGTACTTCTACATCGACTGGCACGGCAACATCATGCCCTGCGTCTTCATCCCCTACTACGTGCACAACGTGCACGATCTCTACCGGGAGGGTAAGACCCTCGTCGATGCCCTTATGAGTGGCTTTTTCGAGGCGGGCCGAACGTGGCAGGAGGAGTACAAGCTTCAGGACGGGAACTTCTTCATGCCATGCTCCATTCGCGATCACCATCCCACCTTCAGATCGCGCATTCTCCCTGACGAGGCGAAGCCCGAGGACCAGCATGCAGCAGAGGCGTTGGCAGACCTCGAGTACTATGAAACCCTGTGTGCATTTCACACACGACTGAAGGAACTGGTGGATCCCCTCTGGAAGGAGCGGGTGGAAGGAGGGGGGCCCGTGACGTCCGGGGAGAGGGGCTGA
- a CDS encoding TetR/AcrR family transcriptional regulator has product MEQTEVREQILDTARDLFQKQGFGKTSMDDIARHLGRAKSGIYYYFKSKHAILEELVRREIERMEEEVEWITGREEIPADVRLKKCVRACIQALPGMKSYFLILRDRSLRSHPSIQALRTSFHEFMARKLEELFGELKERGRSAIHDSSVRDAFLVFLRGCELLIEEVGAGVRDRLKDLADLLVRGIRIAT; this is encoded by the coding sequence ATGGAGCAGACGGAAGTGAGGGAGCAGATCCTGGACACTGCGAGGGACTTGTTTCAGAAGCAAGGCTTTGGCAAGACCTCTATGGACGACATAGCCCGTCACCTGGGTCGAGCGAAGAGCGGGATCTACTACTACTTCAAAAGCAAGCACGCCATCCTGGAGGAGCTTGTGAGGCGTGAGATTGAGCGTATGGAGGAAGAAGTGGAGTGGATCACAGGGCGGGAAGAGATCCCCGCAGATGTCCGCTTGAAGAAGTGCGTACGCGCCTGTATTCAGGCTTTACCAGGGATGAAGAGCTATTTTCTCATCCTGCGGGATCGTTCGCTGAGGAGCCACCCTTCCATCCAGGCGCTCAGGACATCGTTCCATGAGTTCATGGCCCGGAAGCTCGAAGAGTTGTTCGGGGAACTAAAGGAGCGGGGAAGGTCTGCGATACACGACTCCTCCGTACGGGATGCGTTCCTCGTGTTTCTGCGGGGGTGCGAGCTCCTCATAGAGGAGGTAGGGGCGGGGGTCAGGGATCGATTGAAGGATCTCGCCGACCTCCTCGTCAGAGGAATCCGTATCGCGACATAG
- a CDS encoding glutamate-5-semialdehyde dehydrogenase, which yields MSVLEQAREARKAAQRLQAVSTGLKNRALSAIREALISHTKEIVEANQEDLARAEETGLPMPLKKRLAFTEEKIAEVCKGIETLISLEDPVGKTLSATELDEGLELYKVSCPIGVIGVIFESRPDALVQISTLCLKSGNAALLKGGSEAERTNTMLARIIEEASLSAGIPEGWIQLLHTREDVKAMLELDEYIDLIIPRGSNQFVRYIMDNTRIPVLGHADGICHAYIHQDADIDMAVRVVVDAKTQYVAVCNALETLLVHAEIAHRVLPPLAKALQEKGVELRGCDRTRKIIACHPATEADWGTEYLDYILSIKMVDSLEEAVDHINTYGSGHTDTVLTSSPDTARTFLSLVDSADVLWNCSTRFSDGYRYGLGAEVGISTNKIHARGPVGLEGLVIYKYLLLGNGHVVADYTGPSARPFTHRKLSKPYPFSQGE from the coding sequence ATGTCGGTACTCGAGCAGGCACGTGAGGCGAGAAAGGCGGCACAACGGCTCCAGGCAGTCTCGACCGGGCTCAAGAACCGGGCGCTCTCGGCCATTCGGGAGGCCCTCATCTCCCATACAAAGGAGATCGTGGAGGCGAACCAGGAGGATCTCGCACGGGCCGAAGAGACAGGGCTCCCCATGCCGCTCAAGAAACGGCTCGCCTTCACCGAGGAGAAGATCGCCGAGGTGTGCAAGGGCATAGAGACCCTCATCTCGCTCGAAGACCCCGTGGGCAAGACCCTCTCGGCCACCGAGCTCGACGAGGGGCTCGAGCTCTACAAGGTCTCCTGCCCCATCGGGGTGATCGGCGTGATCTTCGAGTCCAGGCCCGATGCCCTGGTGCAGATCTCCACCCTCTGTCTTAAGAGCGGGAATGCGGCCCTCCTCAAGGGGGGGAGCGAAGCCGAACGCACCAACACAATGCTCGCCCGCATCATAGAAGAGGCCTCCCTTTCCGCAGGCATCCCCGAGGGATGGATCCAGCTCCTCCATACCCGCGAGGATGTGAAGGCCATGCTCGAGCTCGACGAGTACATCGACCTCATCATCCCCCGCGGTTCCAACCAGTTCGTGCGGTACATCATGGACAACACCCGCATCCCGGTCCTGGGGCATGCCGACGGGATCTGCCATGCCTACATCCACCAGGATGCCGACATCGACATGGCGGTGCGTGTGGTGGTGGATGCGAAGACCCAGTACGTGGCCGTGTGCAATGCACTGGAGACCCTGCTCGTGCACGCAGAGATCGCACACCGGGTACTTCCCCCTCTCGCAAAGGCGCTCCAAGAAAAGGGAGTGGAACTGCGGGGCTGCGATCGTACCAGAAAGATCATCGCGTGCCACCCCGCCACCGAGGCCGACTGGGGCACCGAATACCTCGATTACATCCTCTCCATCAAGATGGTCGACAGTCTGGAGGAGGCGGTGGACCACATCAACACGTATGGATCGGGCCACACCGACACCGTCCTCACTTCGTCACCCGATACCGCCCGCACCTTCCTCTCCCTCGTGGATTCGGCAGACGTGTTATGGAACTGCAGCACCCGCTTCTCCGACGGGTACCGCTACGGACTCGGGGCCGAAGTGGGTATCAGCACCAACAAGATCCACGCCCGGGGCCCGGTGGGGCTCGAAGGCTTGGTGATCTACAAGTACCTCCTCCTGGGCAACGGTCACGTGGTGGCCGACTATACCGGCCCTTCCGCCCGCCCCTTCACACACAGGAAGCTTTCCAAACCCTATCCTTTCTCTCAAGGTGAATGA
- the proB gene encoding glutamate 5-kinase, whose protein sequence is MRDFSAVRRIVVKIGTNCLTGPDGIDEAFIHEIASQIARLKEYGYSPLIVTSGAIGMGARELGITGKVKKIRLRQALAAIGQPVLMYTYREAFLAHRIPVAQVLLTREVFDNRKTYLNLRQAVETLLELGAIPIFNENDSVSTAEIGTAFGDNDTLSAHIASKIDAQLLVILTDIDGLYTADPREDPSATLIPQVEEITPRILALAGDAGTTHATGGMRTKLRAAQIAGEAGCMVVIAHGRKERILERILAGEEEGTLFLPQARRSQRERWILQARPKGNIVVDEGAYRALLSRKSLLPSGIREVEGHFDAGEVVTVNRTIKAIAALSSEEILLVRGRHSSQVKEILGHESPDVVIRADDVVIPSKNE, encoded by the coding sequence ATGCGCGACTTTTCGGCGGTAAGGCGCATCGTGGTGAAAATAGGCACCAACTGCCTCACCGGGCCCGACGGCATCGACGAGGCCTTCATCCACGAGATCGCCTCCCAGATCGCCCGGCTCAAGGAGTACGGCTACAGTCCGCTCATCGTCACCTCGGGTGCCATCGGTATGGGGGCGCGGGAGCTCGGCATCACCGGTAAGGTGAAGAAGATACGTCTCAGACAGGCCCTCGCCGCCATCGGCCAGCCGGTGCTCATGTACACCTATCGGGAAGCTTTCCTCGCCCACCGTATTCCCGTGGCCCAGGTGCTCCTCACCCGGGAGGTCTTCGACAACCGAAAGACCTACCTCAACCTCAGACAGGCGGTGGAAACCCTCCTCGAGCTTGGCGCCATCCCCATCTTCAACGAGAACGACTCGGTCTCCACGGCCGAGATAGGCACGGCCTTCGGGGACAACGACACCCTGAGCGCCCACATCGCGAGCAAGATCGACGCCCAGCTTCTCGTCATCCTCACCGACATCGACGGCCTCTACACCGCCGATCCGAGGGAAGACCCCTCGGCGACCCTCATCCCCCAGGTGGAGGAGATCACTCCCCGGATCCTCGCCCTCGCAGGGGATGCAGGCACCACCCATGCCACCGGTGGAATGCGCACCAAGCTCAGGGCCGCCCAGATCGCCGGCGAAGCGGGGTGCATGGTGGTCATCGCACACGGGAGGAAGGAGCGGATCCTCGAGCGTATCCTCGCAGGCGAGGAGGAGGGCACCCTCTTCCTCCCTCAGGCGAGGAGGAGTCAGCGGGAACGGTGGATCCTCCAGGCCAGGCCCAAAGGCAACATCGTGGTGGACGAGGGGGCCTACCGCGCCCTCCTCTCCCGCAAAAGCCTCCTCCCCTCCGGCATACGGGAGGTGGAGGGACACTTCGATGCCGGCGAAGTGGTCACGGTGAACCGCACCATCAAAGCCATCGCGGCCTTAAGCAGCGAGGAAATCCTTCTCGTGAGAGGCAGGCACTCCTCGCAGGTGAAGGAGATCCTCGGACATGAGAGCCCGGACGTGGTGATCAGGGCCGATGACGTGGTGATTCCGTCAAAAAATGAATAA